In Silene latifolia isolate original U9 population chromosome 3, ASM4854445v1, whole genome shotgun sequence, a single window of DNA contains:
- the LOC141649417 gene encoding uncharacterized protein LOC141649417, with protein MDQQRHTQKKIDNCNRHTFPIISTHLAIEVHRAQVYSHRVFEEFQEEVKYSIDTLKATCSCRMLERKGILCRHVIWIYLSNGVKIIPEQCVVKRWCKDAMLSKMFDCNGEATDDVDIIDGKQIAMSVMWSEIHQTVGMLMGKLKNDVDNFSSLIRQFKEKLSPLGSPLNKQQQLEKILGCSPSQEITILPPKKSKNKGSEKRMLSMKAKAVALARKPKRVCKNFKRLANHDKRNCPNPFAEHPPLSQSLRLLTSDNDTKYEINAYIGKAIFPQKLNY; from the exons ATGGACCAACAAAGACACACACAGAAAAAGATTGACAACTGTAACAGACACACTTTCCCTATCATATCAACGCATCTAGCTATCGAAGTGCACAGGGCGCAAGTGTACAGTCATAGAGTATTCGAGGAATTTCAAGAAGAGGTCAAGTACTCAATCG ATACATTGAAAGCCACTTGTAGCTGCAGAATGCTTGAGAGGAAAGGCATTCTTTGCCGCCATGTCATATGGATTTACTTATCAAACGGAGTGAAGATTATTCCGGAACAATGTGTTGTTAAAAGATGGTGTAAAGATGCAATGTTGTCTAAAATGTTCGATTGTAATGGTGAAGCAACTGATGACGttgatataatagatggaaaaCAGATTGCGATGTCAGTAATGTGGTCAGAGATTCATCAGACTGTTGGTATGCTCATGGGCAAATTAAAGAATGATGTCGACAACTTTTCTAGTCTAATTAGACAGTTTAAGGAGAAACTTTCACCATTAGGATCACCATTGAATAAACAACAACAGTTGGAGAAAATTCTTGGTTGTTCTCCTAGTCAGGAGATAACCATTTTGCCGCCTAAGAAATCCAAAAACAAGGGAAGCGAAAAGAGAATGTTGTCGATGAAGGCAAAAGCAGTTGCTTTGGCAAGGAAACCAAAACGTGTGTGTAAAAATTTCAAGCGATTAGCTAACCATGACAAAAGGAACTGCCCTAATCCTTTCGCAGAGCACCCACCGTTGTCGCAATC ATTAAGGTTGCTAACATCTGATAATGATACCAAGTATGAAATAAATGCTTACATAGGCAAGGCAATATTCCCACAAAAACTTAACTACTAG